A part of Melittangium boletus DSM 14713 genomic DNA contains:
- a CDS encoding aminopeptidase P family protein — translation MAKSKSRAQAAAAAVNAQEQAPEQQSLVSPEAEVKAKPASHDTVPPPALLDFMMKGWKPQTGKPPPKLKHADAFAARRRELSKLFPGETLVVPTGHEKVRANDTTYRFRPGTDFYYLTGNMEPDCVLVLQPKEGGGHTDILFVEPNPGRSDSTFFTDRVKGELWVGPRLGVKESQVRFGVHEARGLPELPALLEGLKAKAALPARVLRGHSSKVDGGVPEHAERDKQLATALSEMRLLKDKQEVRELEAAIDSTHRGFEDVIRRLKAARSEREVEGVFNLRARVEGNDVGYGTIAAAGHHACVLHWTRNDGELKKGELLLLDAGVEGNSLYTADITRTLPISGRFSREQRDIYELVLEAQDRAIDAVKPGNDFMEPNRVAMRVLAEGLHALGILEMSPEEALKEEHQFYKRYSLHNVSHMLGLDVHDCAQARQEAYKYGKLKAGMVLTVEPGLYFQKDDLTVPAKYRGIGVRIEDDVLVTPKGCRVLSEDIPRLPDDVEAWMKQLWSEKAR, via the coding sequence ATGGCGAAGAGCAAATCCAGAGCCCAAGCCGCCGCAGCCGCAGTGAACGCGCAGGAGCAGGCGCCCGAGCAGCAGTCGCTCGTCAGCCCCGAGGCCGAGGTGAAGGCGAAGCCCGCCAGCCACGACACGGTGCCGCCGCCCGCCCTGCTCGACTTCATGATGAAGGGGTGGAAGCCCCAGACGGGCAAGCCGCCGCCCAAGCTCAAGCACGCGGACGCCTTCGCCGCCCGCCGCCGCGAGCTCTCCAAGCTCTTCCCCGGCGAAACGCTCGTCGTGCCCACCGGCCACGAGAAGGTGCGCGCCAACGACACCACCTACCGCTTCCGCCCGGGCACCGACTTCTATTACCTGACGGGCAACATGGAGCCGGACTGCGTGCTGGTGCTCCAGCCCAAGGAGGGCGGCGGCCACACCGACATCCTCTTCGTGGAGCCCAACCCGGGGCGCAGTGACTCCACCTTCTTCACGGACCGGGTGAAGGGCGAGCTGTGGGTGGGCCCCCGCCTGGGCGTGAAGGAGAGCCAGGTGCGCTTCGGCGTGCACGAGGCCCGCGGCCTGCCCGAGCTGCCCGCGCTGCTCGAGGGGCTCAAGGCCAAGGCGGCCCTGCCAGCGCGCGTGCTGCGCGGCCACTCGTCGAAGGTGGACGGCGGGGTGCCCGAGCACGCCGAGCGCGACAAGCAGCTCGCCACGGCGCTGTCGGAGATGCGCCTGCTCAAGGACAAGCAGGAGGTGCGCGAGCTGGAGGCGGCCATCGACTCCACGCACCGGGGCTTCGAGGACGTCATCCGCCGGCTCAAGGCGGCCCGGAGCGAGCGCGAGGTGGAGGGCGTCTTCAACCTGCGCGCGCGCGTCGAGGGCAACGACGTGGGCTACGGCACCATCGCCGCCGCGGGCCACCATGCGTGCGTGTTGCACTGGACGCGCAACGATGGCGAGCTCAAGAAGGGCGAGCTGTTGCTGCTGGACGCGGGCGTGGAGGGCAACAGCCTCTACACGGCGGACATCACGCGCACGCTCCCCATCTCCGGGCGCTTCTCCCGCGAGCAGCGGGACATCTACGAGCTGGTGCTCGAGGCGCAGGATCGGGCCATCGACGCGGTGAAGCCGGGCAACGACTTCATGGAGCCCAACCGCGTGGCCATGCGGGTGCTCGCCGAGGGCCTGCACGCGCTCGGCATCCTCGAGATGTCGCCCGAGGAAGCGCTCAAGGAGGAGCACCAGTTCTACAAGCGCTACTCGCTGCACAACGTCAGCCACATGCTGGGCCTGGACGTGCACGACTGCGCGCAGGCGCGTCAGGAGGCCTACAAGTACGGCAAGCTCAAGGCGGGCATGGTGCTCACCGTGGAGCCGGGCCTGTACTTCCAGAAGGATGACCTGACGGTGCCCGCGAAGTACCGGGGCATTGGCGTGCGCATCGAGGACGACGTGCTCGTGACGCCCAAGGGCTGCCGCGTGCTGTCCGAGGACATCCCCCGTCTGCCGGACGACGTCGAGGCCTGGATGAAGCAGCTCTGGAGCGAGAAGGCGCGCTGA
- a CDS encoding YqgE/AlgH family protein, with amino-acid sequence MQTLVPGLLVATPQLTDSNFRRAVILMLEHGESGSMGLVINRGASLTLGDLAKNQSLSIAPERTSQPVFMGGPVESHRGFVLHNNENVTEKHEVVPGLYLSLTLDTLGPLLKDPSAHLRFCLGYANWGPQQLESELAAGTWLYAEASARPVLESDPGLLWDTTLKSMGVDPAMLMKGKGLN; translated from the coding sequence GTGCAGACACTCGTTCCCGGCCTCCTCGTGGCGACGCCACAACTGACGGACTCGAACTTCCGGCGCGCGGTGATCCTCATGCTCGAGCACGGCGAGTCCGGCTCGATGGGGCTCGTCATCAACCGGGGTGCCTCGCTGACCCTGGGCGACCTCGCCAAGAACCAGTCCCTGTCCATCGCTCCCGAGCGCACGAGCCAGCCCGTCTTCATGGGCGGCCCGGTGGAGAGCCACCGGGGCTTCGTGCTGCACAACAACGAGAACGTGACGGAGAAGCACGAGGTGGTGCCCGGCCTGTACCTGAGTCTCACGCTGGACACGCTCGGCCCCCTGCTCAAGGACCCGTCCGCCCACCTGCGCTTCTGCCTGGGGTATGCCAACTGGGGGCCCCAGCAGTTGGAGAGTGAGCTGGCCGCGGGCACCTGGCTCTACGCCGAGGCCTCCGCCCGTCCGGTGCTCGAAAGCGACCCGGGTCTGCTATGGGACACCACCTTGAAGAGCATGGGGGTGGATCCCGCCATGCTCATGAAGGGGAAGGGACTGAACTGA
- the grxD gene encoding Grx4 family monothiol glutaredoxin, with translation MTPDLKARFDSEVTNHPIVLFMKGNALFPQCGFSARALQILQQHGKVHTVDVLADPEVRQGIKEYSNWPTIPQVFIHGKFVGGSDILMELEDRGELADLVAGKTPA, from the coding sequence ATGACTCCCGATCTCAAGGCTCGTTTCGACAGTGAAGTGACCAACCACCCGATCGTGCTCTTCATGAAGGGCAACGCGCTCTTCCCCCAGTGCGGCTTCTCCGCGCGGGCGCTGCAGATCCTCCAGCAGCACGGCAAGGTGCACACGGTGGACGTGCTGGCCGACCCGGAGGTGCGCCAGGGCATCAAGGAGTACTCCAACTGGCCCACCATTCCCCAGGTGTTCATCCACGGGAAGTTCGTGGGCGGCTCGGACATCCTCATGGAGCTGGAGGATCGCGGCGAGCTGGCGGACCTGGTGGCGGGGAAGACGCCGGCCTGA
- a CDS encoding metallophosphoesterase family protein encodes MAIYDARRGYDENLTARDYTELLQKVRTPPPEGALWLVLAPRRYGKTWTLRELEHRLGVSSCYLELRLPSDKKTWSSNKKVQSGGFWLLDEISGLIESSDEATALKAAQGFLSRCEKLRGAKTNVILALTPRELHQLQRADGGSGRISFKSILKLDPLAPVEATKLARTPEALEVLAQAPPDWRRTPFLLELLFEVDERARKQGPALERKLLKVALDVSETTWHRYFHHVFWDALAEGQQKLLRAIVRNEPVDPRACEPLVDAGLVEEDATTGRRWIADPVLAARLSPLRIHHLSDIHVGPKSAQSIDAKEAGLLAEALDPGLVRESYLSHLEGLRKSGKAPHVIIISGDLTEWATKEQCQEARSWLDRIPPLLEPHVLLGEDAQRILLVGGNHDVDWSQTREGHAPSRHQNFADFFQGYAHPHLEVPPADRKLEPIEWPDLGVTVLLLGTSELGGQIEKERENYKFLQDLATLPKAHTTEEREKVEKRAMEAARIDPGLVEARDLRRVSTHPWKESLPVRIAVLHHPPSSLPSTEVARYSGLLNAGAVKQVLMEKGFCLVLCGHVHIGWFAEERWLNHSGGSTLRIAAAPSLGSREIPANNGFNLVEVFRDRDRNGRPEYQVRVRRYVRQGDLGWEEHADQLGPFPPDT; translated from the coding sequence ATGGCCATCTATGACGCCCGCCGCGGCTACGATGAAAACCTGACGGCCCGCGATTACACGGAGCTGTTGCAGAAGGTGCGGACGCCGCCCCCAGAGGGGGCGCTCTGGCTCGTGCTCGCGCCTCGCCGCTACGGGAAGACGTGGACGCTCCGGGAGTTGGAGCATCGACTGGGCGTCTCCTCGTGCTACCTAGAGCTGCGCCTCCCCAGCGACAAGAAGACTTGGTCCTCCAACAAGAAGGTGCAGTCCGGGGGATTCTGGCTCCTGGACGAGATCTCAGGCCTGATCGAGAGCAGCGACGAGGCCACGGCGCTCAAGGCGGCCCAGGGCTTCCTCTCCCGGTGCGAGAAGCTGCGAGGCGCGAAGACGAACGTGATTCTCGCGCTGACGCCGCGGGAGTTGCACCAACTCCAGCGCGCGGACGGAGGCAGCGGGCGAATCTCCTTCAAGTCCATCCTGAAGCTCGACCCCCTCGCGCCCGTAGAGGCCACGAAGCTGGCTCGGACTCCCGAAGCTCTTGAGGTTCTGGCGCAAGCGCCACCCGACTGGAGGCGGACCCCGTTCCTTCTCGAGCTACTCTTCGAGGTGGACGAGCGGGCTCGGAAGCAAGGGCCAGCCCTGGAGCGCAAGCTCCTCAAGGTGGCACTGGATGTCTCCGAGACCACATGGCACCGATACTTCCACCATGTGTTCTGGGATGCTCTCGCAGAGGGACAGCAGAAACTGCTTCGCGCCATCGTGAGGAACGAGCCGGTAGATCCTCGCGCCTGCGAGCCGCTGGTGGACGCAGGGCTCGTGGAGGAGGATGCCACCACGGGGCGTCGCTGGATCGCCGACCCCGTGCTCGCCGCGCGCCTCTCCCCGTTACGCATCCACCATCTCTCGGACATCCATGTCGGCCCGAAATCCGCGCAGAGCATCGACGCCAAGGAGGCAGGACTGCTAGCTGAAGCGCTCGATCCCGGCCTCGTCCGCGAGAGCTACCTGTCCCACCTGGAAGGGCTGCGCAAGAGCGGCAAAGCGCCGCACGTGATCATCATCTCGGGAGATCTGACAGAGTGGGCGACGAAGGAACAATGCCAGGAGGCACGGAGCTGGTTGGACCGGATTCCGCCTCTGCTGGAGCCGCATGTCCTGCTCGGTGAGGATGCCCAGCGAATACTCTTGGTGGGCGGCAACCATGATGTCGACTGGAGCCAGACCCGCGAGGGGCACGCGCCCTCGCGGCACCAGAACTTCGCCGACTTCTTCCAAGGCTACGCGCACCCTCACCTGGAGGTACCGCCCGCCGACCGAAAGCTTGAGCCGATCGAGTGGCCGGATCTCGGCGTCACAGTTCTGCTTCTAGGCACTAGTGAACTCGGAGGGCAAATCGAGAAGGAGCGGGAGAACTACAAGTTCCTCCAGGATCTAGCGACGCTCCCGAAGGCGCATACAACAGAGGAGCGGGAGAAGGTAGAGAAACGCGCGATGGAAGCGGCCCGCATCGACCCCGGGCTGGTCGAGGCAAGGGACTTGCGCCGCGTCAGCACGCATCCTTGGAAGGAGAGCCTTCCAGTGCGAATCGCCGTCCTGCACCACCCGCCCTCTTCACTGCCCTCCACGGAGGTGGCGCGCTACTCGGGGCTGCTCAACGCGGGAGCCGTCAAGCAGGTTCTGATGGAGAAGGGCTTCTGCCTAGTGCTCTGCGGACATGTCCACATCGGCTGGTTCGCCGAGGAGCGATGGCTCAATCACTCCGGGGGAAGTACGCTCCGCATCGCTGCGGCGCCTTCGCTGGGCAGCCGTGAGATTCCGGCGAACAACGGCTTCAATCTCGTGGAGGTGTTCCGTGATCGGGACCGGAATGGACGCCCCGAGTACCAAGTCCGGGTCCGGCGCTATGTCCGCCAAGGAGACCTCGGATGGGAAGAGCACGCGGACCAATTGGGTCCCTTCCCTCCAGATACGTGA
- a CDS encoding BolA family protein yields MIDPNAIRERILGTLPGSDVVVSDTTGTGDHFEARVVSPDFAGKSMVQQHQLVYAPLQDWLKSGELHALALKTYSPEQWKKLGSR; encoded by the coding sequence ATGATTGACCCCAACGCCATCCGCGAGCGGATTCTCGGCACGCTGCCCGGCTCGGACGTCGTCGTGAGCGACACCACCGGGACGGGAGACCACTTCGAGGCGCGCGTGGTGAGCCCCGACTTCGCGGGCAAGTCCATGGTGCAGCAGCACCAGCTGGTGTACGCGCCGCTGCAGGACTGGCTCAAGTCCGGCGAGCTGCACGCGCTCGCGCTCAAGACCTATTCGCCCGAGCAGTGGAAGAAGCTCGGGTCGCGCTGA
- a CDS encoding pentapeptide repeat-containing protein: protein MGVLICLDFLHREGEAHRKLVATALEQSHFLAVPSYTPFHTIPEFHAKAQEEAQRYGRPVLWADVATFSGKKAAGGSSIFVDEGHVGDLRRFPEHAGYLEPGDEGVIVADVDLGFARVGPSTRYDQKRPIIPFAAAGLVYPVQPAGERHARWLAQVKPLLEREDDEAVDAIAKQVAEAQALLLDAGASNKTREARLRRLVRELDSLVSMEQFRRYTREIVLPIQALPLPALRAVLAGGAADALFEWQKDWRGFGLGPLVQRLHEAAPSVSPPDPGEWTKAGSTALESVRQAVRYSPSTPALSEPVLKEEVRWAIPAGIDPAALGELRRGGFVFRFRPRPEDFRAVKKEERTRHSASEPSHIDDGDGVSGGALLAAQELFLLTVAEAPSPTAAMAVAVKGQAVGAILPITHEGEHWAIRFWEADGWWRGHGPQVQSALEEEFRQVEIQRVSTESSRKRLEALRSRFEKGRERVEALRAERLSSVNGSFVQPTVRVGEALLPALEALDQWLDSKDQTALVLGEYGAGKSTTLAVWCSRLWSRDEGPRPLLCNLASVATGSDAHGILLDAAGVEDTSANRAALRLLIRTRQVLPVFDGFDEMATRLDSGGLAGRLSELLGVAEDTGRVVVSSREHYFESETTLHSTAAEALRQALGTSSGLTRLTFLPFDLGQIRELMEKSLPSQQKVNEALRRIQDTYDLMDLVTRPLLLGMVLASIERIAPTARVAPADIYEAYLRHWLSQTSEDGESLTHAQKQEFAEALAEELWRSGRTSCSWRELRKTVRERMGQQLPDHLTPVAVFRDIEGGAFFVREGEERYRFAHKSFLEYFLARALVETLEAQPEQALDTRPFTREVAAFLGEVLQRRTGEALQSRAVLALQALLRARGAAGGTAGPATANAFRLLHGLAVWAQDGRQWIPERADLRGVDLTSEDLRGARLGAALLEGAQLAGTDLSGADLAGADLSRAVLVGVRLEGTALRGANATGTDFTQAEATRCDAVGANFSRATLTQSVWLESRWEGAELGGAEVTAALIGPAPPLATRWIAPLSFQARLATGHSWGGVRSVSWSADGKRLASAGEDGTVRLWDAETGRELRSLAGHEGWVRSVSWSMDGQWLASAGADGTVRLWDAETGRELRSLAGHKRKAFSVSWSTDGRRLASTGAGGTVILWDTKSGLNLRSLSGHKGRVFSVSWSADGRRLASAGDDGSVRLWDTESGRELCSLSGNNGSVWSVSWSADGRQLASAGEDGHIHLWDTESGQELRSLSGHRGSIWSVSWSADGRRLASAGEDGAVRLWDAESGYAMHALSEQKGFVWSVAWSADGQRLASAKSDGTVHLWDAESGRELRALSGYKGWASSASWSVDGRRLALGGSDGTVRLWDAESGCEQCSLSGHKGRIYSVEWCKDGRRLASAGDDGTVRLWDTESGRELRSLSGDNRSVRSVAWSADGRRLAFAGASGIVQLRDAESGQELLSLSGHKGGVWSLFWSPDGRRVASAGEDGTVRLWDAKSGRDLLSLSGHKGSVWSIFWSGDGQRLASAGDDGTVRLWDVKSGRELRALSGHIDRIFSVAWSADGQRLASAGADGTVRLWDAESGVELSSMSGHKGSVRSVAWSADGRRLASAGKDGLCIWSAAEHQLLVKWEVAGSSSLTSTPSGYCLFNGDPSRHWLSVSRPERPATLLYLPLPQALRAIFHQPDKVRTALEGRPGDNSELTEELAAQGWPSGEPWDGERYRVPETAPKALSPPSFAETIPASPFRPGSALKEDGNLVGREVTVRELLALVTGRSPAILLGPRRAGKTWLLEYMSQRLSEAGYTVHYESLQGRPPRSADELALLLEPELATSTPRGSSPSAELLRKLGKRSQSKPGKRTHAQANAPHHVYLLDEVGALERGDETLYPWLRELGQRHASLVLAGSHWDWVRVIRRSTEVCPGSSFGNDFTSVMLDPVSQEEARRFLTEAVPGLIQEHVADWILELCGEWPFYLQAMGHALYFAREAGNRKPFNDKAALAELYDQRLLVERSAVFADRLRELPESVRNLLFIHRERRPEFHALPPEERTLLVDTGLCTEAGRWLADRPFFDWLRRRAEALDP from the coding sequence ATGGGCGTCCTCATCTGCCTCGATTTCCTCCACCGTGAAGGAGAGGCCCACCGCAAGCTCGTGGCCACAGCCTTGGAGCAGAGCCACTTCCTGGCAGTGCCGAGCTACACGCCCTTCCACACCATCCCAGAGTTCCATGCCAAGGCGCAGGAAGAGGCTCAGCGCTACGGGCGGCCAGTGCTCTGGGCGGACGTGGCCACCTTCTCGGGGAAGAAGGCCGCGGGCGGCAGCTCCATCTTCGTGGACGAGGGCCACGTCGGAGATCTGCGCCGCTTCCCCGAGCACGCCGGCTACCTGGAGCCAGGCGACGAGGGCGTCATCGTCGCGGACGTGGATCTCGGCTTCGCGCGCGTGGGGCCGTCCACTCGATACGACCAGAAACGCCCCATTATCCCCTTCGCAGCAGCGGGGCTCGTCTACCCGGTGCAGCCAGCGGGTGAGCGCCACGCGCGGTGGCTCGCACAGGTGAAACCTCTGCTGGAGCGCGAGGATGACGAGGCGGTGGATGCCATAGCGAAGCAAGTCGCCGAGGCACAAGCCCTGCTCCTGGATGCGGGCGCCAGCAACAAGACTCGCGAGGCGCGCCTCCGCCGGCTCGTGAGGGAGCTAGACAGTCTCGTCTCGATGGAGCAGTTCCGCCGCTATACCCGCGAGATCGTCCTGCCGATTCAGGCGCTGCCACTACCCGCCCTACGGGCCGTGCTGGCCGGCGGCGCGGCGGACGCGCTCTTCGAGTGGCAGAAGGACTGGCGCGGCTTCGGACTAGGCCCGCTAGTGCAGCGGCTCCACGAGGCGGCGCCCTCGGTGAGCCCGCCAGATCCTGGCGAGTGGACGAAGGCGGGGAGTACGGCACTGGAGTCCGTGCGTCAGGCGGTGCGCTACTCTCCCTCGACCCCCGCGCTCTCCGAGCCAGTGCTCAAGGAGGAAGTGCGCTGGGCTATCCCAGCCGGGATCGATCCAGCGGCGCTGGGTGAGTTGCGGCGCGGAGGTTTCGTCTTCCGCTTCCGGCCACGACCCGAGGACTTCCGTGCCGTGAAGAAGGAAGAGCGTACGCGCCACTCAGCGTCAGAGCCCTCCCATATTGATGATGGGGATGGGGTCAGTGGGGGCGCACTCCTTGCCGCGCAAGAACTCTTCCTGCTGACCGTGGCAGAAGCGCCTAGCCCCACTGCGGCCATGGCCGTGGCGGTGAAGGGGCAGGCCGTGGGCGCGATCCTCCCCATCACCCACGAGGGGGAGCACTGGGCGATCCGGTTCTGGGAGGCTGACGGTTGGTGGAGAGGGCACGGCCCGCAGGTCCAGTCCGCGCTGGAAGAGGAATTCCGGCAGGTGGAGATACAGCGCGTCTCCACCGAGTCCAGCAGGAAGCGGCTTGAGGCCCTGCGCTCCCGCTTTGAGAAGGGGCGAGAGCGGGTGGAGGCGCTCCGAGCCGAGCGACTGTCCTCTGTGAATGGCTCCTTCGTCCAGCCCACTGTGCGAGTGGGTGAGGCGCTACTGCCCGCGCTGGAGGCACTGGACCAGTGGCTTGACTCAAAGGACCAGACGGCACTGGTCCTGGGTGAATACGGCGCCGGCAAGTCCACAACCCTGGCGGTGTGGTGCTCACGATTGTGGAGCCGGGACGAGGGACCGCGCCCCCTGCTGTGCAACCTCGCCTCCGTTGCCACCGGCAGCGACGCTCACGGCATACTGCTAGACGCTGCGGGCGTTGAGGATACCTCCGCAAATCGCGCAGCCCTGCGCCTGCTCATCAGGACCCGGCAGGTGCTGCCCGTCTTTGATGGCTTCGATGAGATGGCCACGCGGCTCGACTCGGGCGGGCTGGCCGGGCGGCTCTCAGAGCTACTCGGCGTCGCGGAGGACACCGGCCGCGTGGTGGTGTCCTCGCGCGAGCACTATTTCGAGTCCGAGACCACGCTCCACTCCACTGCGGCCGAGGCGCTGCGGCAAGCGCTGGGCACCTCCTCGGGCCTCACCCGCCTCACCTTCCTGCCCTTTGATCTCGGCCAGATCCGAGAGCTGATGGAGAAGAGTCTGCCCTCGCAGCAGAAGGTGAACGAGGCGCTCAGGCGGATCCAAGACACCTATGATCTGATGGACTTGGTGACACGGCCCCTGCTGCTCGGCATGGTGCTGGCATCCATAGAGCGCATCGCGCCCACGGCACGCGTGGCACCGGCGGACATTTACGAGGCCTACCTGCGGCACTGGCTCTCGCAAACCTCGGAGGACGGCGAATCCCTCACCCATGCCCAGAAGCAAGAGTTCGCTGAGGCGCTAGCGGAGGAGCTGTGGCGCTCGGGCAGAACGTCTTGCTCGTGGCGGGAGCTGCGGAAAACCGTGCGCGAGCGCATGGGCCAGCAGCTCCCCGATCACCTGACACCCGTCGCCGTCTTCCGGGACATCGAGGGAGGTGCCTTCTTCGTGCGCGAGGGCGAGGAGCGCTATCGGTTCGCGCACAAGTCCTTCCTCGAGTACTTCCTCGCTCGGGCGCTAGTGGAAACCCTGGAGGCCCAGCCAGAGCAGGCGCTGGACACACGCCCGTTTACTCGCGAGGTGGCAGCGTTTCTCGGAGAGGTGCTACAGCGCCGGACGGGAGAGGCCCTACAGTCCCGTGCTGTGCTCGCCCTGCAGGCACTGCTGCGAGCGAGGGGGGCGGCGGGAGGAACAGCGGGCCCGGCGACGGCCAATGCATTCCGGCTCCTTCACGGATTGGCGGTCTGGGCTCAGGACGGGAGGCAGTGGATCCCCGAGCGGGCCGACCTGCGCGGGGTGGATTTAACGAGCGAGGACCTGCGCGGCGCCCGCCTGGGAGCGGCCCTGCTGGAGGGAGCCCAGCTTGCGGGAACGGATCTGTCTGGCGCGGACCTCGCGGGGGCGGATCTCTCCCGTGCGGTATTGGTGGGAGTGCGCCTGGAGGGGACCGCACTGCGTGGCGCCAATGCGACGGGGACAGACTTCACCCAGGCAGAGGCGACGCGGTGCGATGCGGTGGGCGCGAACTTCTCCCGAGCGACGCTGACCCAGTCCGTGTGGTTGGAGAGTCGCTGGGAGGGCGCCGAATTGGGTGGCGCGGAGGTGACTGCGGCGCTCATAGGACCCGCCCCCCCTCTCGCGACACGGTGGATTGCGCCCCTGTCGTTTCAAGCGCGATTGGCTACCGGCCACTCCTGGGGAGGAGTGCGCTCTGTGTCTTGGTCAGCGGACGGAAAGCGGCTGGCCTCCGCAGGCGAGGACGGTACCGTGCGCCTATGGGATGCCGAAACTGGCCGCGAGTTACGCTCCCTGGCTGGACACGAAGGATGGGTTAGGTCTGTATCCTGGTCAATGGACGGGCAGTGGTTGGCCTCCGCAGGTGCTGACGGCACCGTGCGCCTATGGGATGCCGAAACTGGCCGCGAGTTACGCTCCCTGGCTGGACACAAACGCAAGGCCTTCTCCGTGTCCTGGTCAACGGACGGACGGCGGCTGGCCTCTACAGGGGCGGGTGGCACCGTGATCCTGTGGGACACCAAATCTGGCCTCAATCTGCGCTCGCTGTCAGGACACAAAGGCCGAGTCTTCTCCGTGTCCTGGTCCGCAGACGGGCGAAGGCTGGCCTCCGCAGGGGACGACGGCAGCGTGCGCCTATGGGACACCGAATCCGGTCGAGAGCTGTGTTCCCTATCTGGAAACAACGGCAGTGTCTGGTCCGTGTCCTGGTCAGCGGACGGGCGACAACTGGCGTCCGCAGGTGAAGACGGCCATATACACCTGTGGGACACTGAGTCAGGCCAGGAGTTGCGCTCTCTGTCGGGACACAGAGGCTCTATTTGGTCCGTTTCCTGGTCGGCGGACGGAAGGCGGTTGGCCTCGGCGGGAGAGGACGGTGCTGTGCGCCTATGGGATGCCGAATCTGGCTACGCGATGCACGCCCTGTCAGAACAGAAAGGCTTTGTCTGGTCTGTAGCTTGGTCTGCGGATGGACAACGACTGGCTTCAGCGAAGTCAGACGGCACCGTGCACTTGTGGGACGCCGAATCCGGTCGCGAGCTACGCGCCCTATCGGGATACAAAGGCTGGGCTTCGTCCGCGTCTTGGTCTGTGGATGGACGACGTCTAGCTTTGGGGGGATCGGACGGAACCGTGCGCCTATGGGACGCCGAGTCCGGTTGTGAGCAGTGCTCCCTGTCGGGACACAAAGGCAGGATCTATTCCGTGGAATGGTGCAAGGATGGACGGCGACTGGCCTCGGCGGGGGACGACGGCACCGTGCGCCTATGGGACACCGAATCCGGCCGCGAGCTGCGCTCGCTATCGGGAGACAACCGCAGTGTAAGGTCCGTCGCATGGTCTGCGGATGGACGGCGTCTGGCGTTCGCGGGGGCGAGCGGTATCGTACAACTGCGTGACGCTGAGTCTGGCCAAGAGTTGCTCTCCCTATCGGGACACAAAGGCGGTGTCTGGTCACTATTCTGGTCTCCGGACGGAAGGCGAGTGGCCTCAGCAGGGGAGGATGGTACCGTGCGACTCTGGGACGCTAAGTCCGGTCGCGACCTCCTCTCCCTGTCGGGACACAAAGGCAGTGTCTGGTCCATATTCTGGTCCGGAGACGGACAGCGACTGGCCTCGGCGGGAGATGACGGAACGGTGCGACTGTGGGATGTCAAGTCCGGTCGCGAACTGCGCGCCCTATCGGGACATATCGATAGAATCTTCTCCGTGGCATGGTCTGCGGATGGACAGCGATTAGCCTCGGCGGGGGCAGACGGCACTGTGCGCTTGTGGGACGCTGAGTCTGGCGTTGAGCTGAGTTCCATGTCGGGACACAAGGGCAGTGTTAGATCCGTGGCATGGTCCGCAGATGGAAGGCGGCTGGCTTCTGCGGGAAAGGACGGATTGTGCATCTGGAGCGCGGCGGAACATCAGTTGCTGGTGAAGTGGGAGGTGGCGGGCTCAAGCAGTCTGACGTCTACACCGAGCGGCTATTGCCTATTCAACGGGGATCCCTCGCGTCACTGGTTGTCCGTGTCTCGCCCCGAGCGGCCCGCGACGCTTCTCTACCTCCCTCTCCCGCAGGCACTGCGCGCCATATTCCACCAACCTGACAAGGTGAGGACGGCGCTGGAAGGCAGGCCAGGAGACAACAGCGAGCTGACAGAAGAGCTGGCCGCCCAAGGCTGGCCAAGCGGCGAGCCATGGGATGGAGAGCGATATCGTGTCCCCGAAACAGCACCCAAGGCCCTGTCCCCGCCCTCTTTTGCCGAAACGATCCCCGCCTCCCCTTTCCGGCCCGGATCAGCGCTCAAAGAAGACGGGAACCTCGTGGGCCGAGAGGTGACTGTCCGCGAGTTGCTCGCGCTAGTGACAGGGCGCAGCCCGGCCATCCTCCTGGGCCCCCGCAGGGCCGGAAAGACATGGCTACTGGAGTACATGTCTCAACGCCTTTCCGAGGCAGGGTACACAGTCCACTACGAGTCGCTTCAGGGGCGCCCGCCCCGCTCCGCCGACGAGCTGGCGCTGCTGCTGGAGCCAGAGCTAGCAACCTCCACCCCACGCGGCTCGTCACCTAGCGCCGAGCTGCTCCGGAAGCTGGGCAAACGTTCCCAGAGCAAGCCCGGCAAGAGAACCCACGCCCAGGCCAATGCCCCCCACCATGTCTACCTCCTGGACGAGGTAGGCGCCCTTGAGCGGGGCGACGAAACGCTCTACCCCTGGCTGCGCGAGCTGGGCCAGCGCCATGCATCCCTCGTGCTCGCGGGCTCGCACTGGGACTGGGTACGGGTCATTCGCCGATCCACTGAGGTCTGCCCCGGCTCCTCCTTCGGCAACGACTTCACCTCGGTCATGCTCGATCCCGTCTCCCAAGAGGAGGCGCGCCGCTTTCTCACGGAGGCGGTCCCAGGCCTCATCCAGGAGCACGTGGCGGACTGGATCTTGGAGCTGTGCGGCGAGTGGCCCTTCTATCTGCAGGCAATGGGCCACGCGCTGTACTTTGCGCGCGAAGCTGGTAACCGCAAGCCCTTCAACGACAAAGCCGCGCTCGCCGAGCTGTACGATCAGCGCCTGCTAGTCGAGCGCTCCGCAGTGTTTGCGGATCGCCTTCGAGAACTCCCCGAGTCCGTGAGGAATCTGCTCTTCATCCACCGCGAGCGTCGGCCGGAGTTCCACGCGCTGCCGCCCGAGGAGCGGACGCTGCTGGTGGACACCGGACTATGCACCGAGGCGGGCCGCTGGTTGGCGGACCGGCCGTTCTTTGACTGGCTCCGCCGCCGCGCGGAAGCCCTGGACCCGTGA